A stretch of Anaeromyxobacter dehalogenans 2CP-1 DNA encodes these proteins:
- a CDS encoding HAMP domain-containing protein yields the protein MTSRARVKPHVGAPPPPPVPARAARAGAARAPGGPGRVNGDEVADGRTSTPAPGAHARLQALDPEDREELAQLVEVLKAAKAGDFSVRLPYRRDGLLNQAGELLNDLLALNEHATDELVRVGRVVGQEGRSTERASVGPARGGWAAGVGAVNQLISDLVAPTNEVARVLTAVATGDLSQKVALDLGGRPVRGEFLRIATSVNALVDQLSAVSAEVRRVVREVGSEGKLGGQAALKGLTGTWKDLTDDVNGLSANLTAQLRNIAKVTTAVAKGDLSQKITVDARGEILELRDTINTMVDQLSSFAAEVTRVAKEVGNEGKLGGQADVRGVSGTWKDLTDNVNGLAANLTAQVRNIAKVTTAVANGDLSQKITVDAKGEINELKNTINTMVDTLRSFAAEVTRVAKEVGTEGKLGGQADVKGVAGTWKDLTDNVNGLAANLTVQLRDVSKVATAIAHGDLTQKITVDVRGEILQIKDVINRMVDQLNSFAAEVTRVAKEVGTEGKLGGQANVRGVSGTWKDLTDNVNAMASNLTVQLRDVSKVSTAIANGDLTQKITVDVKGEIAQIKDATNKMVDQLNSFAAEVTRVAREVGTEGKLGGQANVRGVSGTWKDLTDNVNGLAANLTNQVRNIALVTTAVANGDLSQKITVEARGEIFELKNTINVMVDQLRSFAAEVTRVAKEVGTEGKLGGQAYVKGVSGTWKDLTENVNGLAANLTNQVRNIALVTTAVANGDLSQKITVEARGEIYELKNTINVMVDQLRSFAAEVTRVAKEVGTEGKLGGQAYVKGVSGTWKDLTENVNGLAANLTNQVRNIAKVTTAVAHGDLTQKITVEARGEILELKNTINVMVDQLNSFAAEVTRVAKEVGTDGKLGGQAEVKGVSGTWKDLTDNVNALAANLTNQVRNIALVTTAVANGDLSQKITVDAKGEILELKDTINVMVDQLNSFAAEVTRVAKEVGTDGKLGGQADVRGVSGVWKDLTDSVNLMATNLTTQVRGIVRVVTAIANGDLSQKFVLEAKGEVAALAETINGMTDTLRTFGDQVSSVAREVGIEGKLGAQAHVPGASGIWKDLTDNVNFMAANLTKQVRGIVKVVTAIANGDLSQKFILEAKGEVAALAETINGLTGTLGIFADEVSSVAREVGIEGKLGGQAKVPGVSGIWKNLTDNVNQLAGSLSAQVRAIAEVSTAVTKGDLTRKVAVEAQGEVAALKDNINQMIEALRDTTDKNTAQDWLKTNLANFSNMMQGQRNIVSVAQAIISELTPLVDAQHGAFFMLEQPEDGVPDEPVLRLIGSYGFGGRRSLSSTYRMKETLIGQCAFEKKRIIVSDVPEGFLYIASGMGEAPPRNLLVLPVLFEGEIKAVIELASFREFSPNHLAFLDQLMEKVGFVLNMISSNMRMEGLLLELKRSNVELEAQAAELNEKARLLEQKNSEVELASRSLEEKAEQLQLISRYKSEFLANMSHELRTPLNSLLILSKMLAENRDGNLTPEQVKFASTVYTSGHELLGLINEILDLSKIEAGKMPIEPRDTRLEAVRDDLEQTFRHVAEHKGLGFQVRMGPDLPERIHTDPTRLLQILKNLISNAFKFTERGEVVLDVGPAAGGALAFAVRDTGIGIAADKQKLIFEAFQQADGTTSRKYGGTGLGLTISREIARLLGGSIEVESAPGRGSVFTLVLPARWAGAETGRDPAMALAAERPEDYPELPAGVDFSGRTVLLADDDMRNLFAIHSVLETAHVKVIHAQNGREALEVLEASPQVDLVLMDTMMPEMDGLTAIRAIRAQARYRALPIVSLTAKAMTGDRDDALAAGATDYVAKPVDPQRLLSVIGRWLAEPDARPGGAVNGAAR from the coding sequence ATGACGAGCCGCGCGCGCGTGAAGCCCCACGTTGGTGCTCCCCCTCCCCCGCCCGTGCCGGCTCGCGCCGCCCGCGCCGGCGCCGCGCGCGCGCCGGGCGGACCGGGGCGCGTCAACGGCGACGAGGTGGCAGACGGACGCACCTCGACGCCGGCACCGGGCGCGCACGCGCGCCTCCAGGCGCTCGACCCGGAGGACCGCGAGGAGCTCGCGCAGCTCGTCGAGGTGCTGAAGGCGGCGAAGGCCGGCGACTTCTCGGTCCGGCTGCCCTACCGGCGCGACGGCCTGCTGAACCAGGCCGGCGAGCTGCTGAACGACCTGCTCGCGCTGAACGAGCACGCCACCGACGAGCTGGTGCGCGTGGGCCGGGTGGTGGGGCAGGAGGGGCGCTCGACCGAGCGCGCCTCGGTGGGCCCGGCGCGCGGCGGCTGGGCGGCGGGGGTGGGCGCGGTGAACCAGCTCATCTCGGACCTGGTCGCGCCGACGAACGAGGTGGCGCGCGTCCTCACCGCCGTGGCCACCGGCGACCTCTCGCAGAAGGTCGCGCTCGACCTGGGCGGCCGGCCGGTGCGCGGGGAGTTCCTGCGGATCGCGACCAGCGTGAACGCGCTCGTGGACCAGCTGAGCGCGGTGTCCGCCGAGGTCCGGCGCGTGGTGCGCGAGGTCGGCAGCGAGGGCAAGCTGGGCGGCCAGGCCGCGCTGAAGGGGCTGACCGGCACGTGGAAGGACCTCACCGACGACGTGAACGGCCTCTCCGCCAACCTCACCGCGCAGCTCCGCAACATCGCCAAGGTCACGACCGCGGTCGCGAAGGGCGACCTCTCCCAGAAGATCACGGTGGACGCGCGCGGAGAGATCCTCGAGCTGCGCGACACCATCAACACCATGGTGGACCAGCTCTCCTCCTTCGCCGCCGAGGTGACGCGCGTCGCGAAGGAGGTCGGCAACGAGGGGAAGCTGGGCGGCCAGGCCGACGTGCGCGGCGTCTCCGGCACGTGGAAGGATCTCACCGACAACGTGAACGGGCTCGCCGCGAACCTCACCGCGCAGGTCCGCAACATCGCCAAGGTGACGACGGCGGTCGCGAACGGCGACCTGTCGCAGAAGATCACGGTCGACGCGAAGGGCGAGATCAACGAGCTGAAGAACACCATCAACACGATGGTCGACACGCTCCGGTCCTTCGCGGCGGAGGTGACCCGCGTCGCGAAGGAGGTCGGCACGGAGGGCAAGCTGGGCGGCCAGGCCGACGTGAAGGGCGTCGCCGGCACGTGGAAGGACCTCACCGACAACGTGAACGGGCTCGCCGCGAACCTGACGGTGCAGCTCCGCGACGTGTCGAAGGTCGCGACCGCCATCGCGCACGGGGACCTGACGCAGAAGATCACGGTCGACGTCCGCGGCGAGATCCTCCAGATCAAGGACGTCATCAACCGGATGGTGGACCAGCTCAACTCCTTCGCCGCCGAGGTGACCCGCGTCGCGAAGGAGGTCGGCACCGAGGGCAAGCTGGGCGGCCAGGCCAACGTGCGCGGCGTGTCGGGGACCTGGAAGGACCTCACCGACAACGTCAACGCCATGGCCTCCAACCTGACGGTGCAGCTGCGCGACGTGTCGAAGGTCTCGACCGCCATCGCGAACGGCGACCTGACCCAGAAGATCACCGTCGACGTGAAGGGCGAGATCGCCCAGATCAAGGACGCCACCAACAAGATGGTGGACCAGCTCAACTCCTTCGCCGCCGAGGTGACGCGCGTCGCGCGCGAGGTGGGCACGGAGGGCAAGCTGGGCGGGCAGGCCAACGTCCGCGGCGTGTCCGGCACCTGGAAGGACCTCACCGACAACGTGAACGGCCTCGCGGCGAACCTGACGAACCAGGTGCGCAACATCGCGCTCGTCACCACCGCGGTCGCGAACGGCGATCTCTCGCAGAAGATCACCGTCGAGGCCCGCGGCGAGATCTTCGAGCTGAAGAACACCATCAACGTGATGGTCGACCAGCTCCGCTCCTTCGCCGCCGAGGTGACCCGCGTCGCGAAGGAGGTCGGCACCGAGGGCAAGCTGGGCGGCCAGGCCTACGTGAAGGGCGTGTCCGGCACCTGGAAGGACCTCACCGAGAACGTGAACGGCCTCGCGGCCAACCTCACCAACCAGGTGCGCAACATCGCGCTCGTGACCACCGCGGTCGCGAACGGCGACCTGTCGCAGAAGATCACCGTCGAGGCGCGGGGCGAGATCTACGAGCTGAAGAACACCATCAACGTGATGGTCGATCAGCTCCGCTCCTTCGCCGCCGAGGTGACCCGCGTCGCGAAGGAGGTCGGCACCGAGGGCAAGCTGGGCGGCCAGGCCTACGTGAAGGGCGTCTCCGGCACCTGGAAGGACCTCACCGAGAACGTGAACGGCCTCGCGGCGAACCTCACCAACCAGGTGCGCAACATCGCCAAGGTGACCACCGCGGTCGCGCACGGGGACCTGACGCAGAAGATCACCGTCGAGGCGCGCGGCGAGATCCTCGAGCTGAAGAACACCATCAACGTGATGGTCGATCAGCTGAACTCCTTCGCCGCCGAGGTGACCCGCGTCGCGAAGGAGGTCGGCACCGACGGCAAGCTGGGCGGCCAGGCCGAGGTGAAGGGCGTGTCCGGCACCTGGAAGGACCTCACCGACAACGTGAACGCGCTCGCCGCGAACCTGACCAACCAGGTGCGCAACATCGCGCTCGTCACCACCGCGGTCGCGAACGGCGACCTCTCGCAGAAGATCACCGTGGACGCGAAGGGCGAGATCCTCGAGCTGAAGGACACCATCAACGTGATGGTGGACCAGCTGAACTCCTTCGCCGCCGAGGTGACCCGTGTCGCGAAGGAGGTCGGCACCGACGGCAAGCTGGGCGGCCAGGCCGACGTCCGCGGCGTCTCGGGCGTGTGGAAGGACCTCACCGACAGCGTGAACCTGATGGCGACCAACCTCACCACCCAGGTGCGCGGCATCGTCCGGGTGGTGACCGCGATCGCGAACGGCGACCTCTCGCAGAAGTTCGTGCTGGAGGCGAAGGGCGAGGTGGCCGCGCTGGCCGAGACCATCAACGGCATGACCGACACGCTGCGCACCTTCGGCGACCAGGTGTCGAGCGTGGCCCGCGAGGTGGGCATCGAGGGCAAGCTGGGCGCGCAGGCGCACGTGCCGGGCGCGTCGGGGATCTGGAAGGACCTCACCGACAACGTGAACTTCATGGCCGCGAACCTGACCAAGCAGGTGCGCGGCATCGTCAAGGTCGTGACCGCCATCGCGAACGGCGACCTCTCCCAGAAGTTCATCCTGGAGGCGAAGGGCGAGGTGGCGGCGCTGGCCGAGACCATCAACGGCCTGACCGGCACGCTCGGCATCTTTGCCGACGAGGTGTCGAGCGTGGCCCGCGAGGTGGGCATCGAGGGCAAGCTGGGCGGGCAGGCCAAGGTGCCGGGCGTCTCCGGCATCTGGAAGAACCTCACCGACAACGTGAACCAGCTCGCCGGCTCGCTCTCGGCGCAGGTGCGCGCCATCGCCGAGGTGTCCACCGCGGTGACGAAGGGCGACCTCACCCGCAAGGTGGCGGTGGAGGCGCAGGGCGAGGTGGCCGCGCTGAAGGACAACATCAACCAGATGATCGAGGCGCTGCGCGACACCACCGACAAGAACACCGCGCAGGACTGGCTCAAGACGAACCTGGCCAACTTCTCCAACATGATGCAGGGCCAGCGGAACATCGTCTCGGTGGCGCAGGCCATCATCTCCGAGCTGACGCCGCTGGTGGACGCGCAGCACGGCGCGTTCTTCATGCTGGAGCAGCCGGAGGACGGCGTGCCGGACGAGCCGGTGCTGCGCCTCATCGGCAGCTACGGCTTCGGCGGGCGGCGCAGCCTCTCCAGCACCTACCGCATGAAGGAGACGCTCATCGGCCAGTGCGCCTTCGAGAAGAAGCGGATCATCGTGAGCGACGTGCCGGAGGGCTTCCTCTACATCGCCAGCGGCATGGGCGAGGCGCCGCCGCGCAACCTGCTGGTGCTGCCGGTCCTGTTCGAGGGCGAGATCAAGGCGGTCATCGAGCTCGCCTCCTTCCGCGAGTTCAGCCCGAACCACCTCGCCTTCCTCGACCAGCTCATGGAGAAGGTCGGGTTCGTGCTGAACATGATCTCCTCCAACATGCGCATGGAGGGGCTGCTGCTCGAGCTGAAGCGCTCCAACGTCGAGCTGGAGGCGCAGGCCGCCGAGCTGAACGAGAAGGCGCGCCTGCTCGAGCAGAAGAACTCCGAGGTGGAGCTGGCGAGCCGCAGCCTGGAGGAGAAGGCGGAGCAGCTCCAGCTCATCTCGCGCTACAAGTCCGAGTTCCTCGCCAACATGTCGCACGAGCTGCGCACGCCGCTGAACAGCCTGCTCATCCTCTCGAAGATGCTGGCCGAGAACCGCGACGGGAACCTCACCCCGGAGCAGGTGAAGTTCGCGAGCACCGTCTACACCTCCGGCCACGAGCTGCTCGGGCTCATCAACGAGATCCTCGACCTCTCCAAGATCGAGGCGGGCAAGATGCCCATCGAGCCGCGCGACACGCGCCTCGAGGCGGTGCGCGACGACCTGGAGCAGACGTTCCGCCACGTCGCCGAGCACAAGGGGCTGGGCTTCCAGGTGCGCATGGGTCCGGACCTCCCGGAGCGGATCCACACCGACCCCACGCGCCTCCTGCAGATCCTGAAGAACCTCATCTCGAACGCGTTCAAGTTCACCGAGCGCGGCGAGGTCGTGCTCGACGTGGGCCCGGCCGCCGGCGGCGCGCTCGCGTTCGCGGTGCGCGACACCGGCATCGGCATCGCGGCGGACAAGCAGAAGCTCATCTTCGAGGCGTTCCAGCAGGCGGACGGCACCACCAGCCGCAAGTACGGCGGCACCGGCCTCGGGCTCACCATCTCCCGCGAGATCGCCCGGCTGCTGGGCGGCTCGATCGAGGTGGAGAGCGCGCCGGGGCGCGGCAGCGTGTTCACGCTGGTGCTGCCGGCGCGCTGGGCCGGCGCGGAGACGGGCCGGGATCCGGCCATGGCGCTCGCGGCGGAGCGGCCGGAGGACTACCCGGAGCTGCCGGCCGGCGTGGACTTCTCCGGCCGCACCGTGCTCCTCGCCGACGACGACATGCGCAACCTGTTCGCGATCCACAGCGTGCTCGAGACCGCGCACGTGAAGGTGATCCACGCGCAGAACGGCCGCGAGGCGCTGGAGGTGCTGGAGGCGTCCCCGCAGGTGGACCTGGTGCTGATGGACACCATGATGCCGGAGATGGACGGCCTCACCGCGATCCGCGCCATCCGCGCGCAGGCGCGCTACCGGGCGCTCCCCATCGTCTCGCTCACCGCCAAGGCGATGACGGGCGACCGCGACGACGCGCTCGCCGCCGGCGCCACCGACTACGTGGCGAAGCCGGTGGACCCGCAGCGGCTCCTCTCGGTCATCGGCCGCTGGCTGGCCGAGCCCGACGCGCGGCCGGGCGGCGCGGTGAACGGCGCGGCGCGATAG
- a CDS encoding alpha-amylase family glycosyl hydrolase encodes MTPSRRPAALLAAALAALACAHAPAGSSGAGPARATGAPAAPWWKGAVFYEVFVRSFADSDGDGKGDLRGLTAKLDYLNDGDPATATDLGVDAIWLMPVFASPSYHGYDVTDYLKVNPDYGTEADLDRLIAEAHRRGVRVVLDLVLNHTSDQHPWFRESASSRTSPRRDWYVWRADDPGWTQPWNPSQAAWYRRGGEWYYAIFWSGMPDLNYRNPAVREEAKRIAAHWLGKGVDGFRLDAIRHLVETGPGAGQSGSQENHVFLRELAAAVRAGKPDAVLVGEVWSETDDIARYYGDGKDELQLLFDFPLAKAIVEGVDAGDGGFTAHVLREVAAAYPPGAVDAPFLTNHDQFRVATQLANDAGKLRLAAAILLTLPGAPFVYYGEELGMQNGPGREDEWKRTPMPWDRSEQGGFTRGDPWMPLGPGHESANVAVESSDPGSLLSRYRALVRARKGSAALARGDAVPLSTPGSALAYVRRVEGETVLVVHNMGAGPLEIGGLEAPGAVAEAVFVDPGAALVRDGTGWRVVLPPRASGVWRVR; translated from the coding sequence ATGACCCCGTCCCGCCGCCCCGCCGCGCTCCTCGCCGCCGCCCTCGCCGCGCTCGCGTGCGCGCACGCGCCCGCCGGATCCTCCGGCGCCGGCCCGGCCCGGGCCACCGGCGCGCCGGCCGCGCCGTGGTGGAAGGGCGCGGTCTTCTACGAGGTGTTCGTGCGCAGCTTCGCGGACTCCGACGGCGACGGGAAGGGCGATCTCCGCGGCCTCACCGCGAAGCTCGACTACCTGAACGACGGCGATCCGGCCACCGCCACCGACCTCGGCGTGGACGCGATCTGGCTCATGCCGGTGTTCGCCTCGCCCAGCTACCACGGCTACGACGTCACCGATTACCTGAAGGTCAACCCCGACTACGGCACCGAGGCCGACCTCGACCGGCTCATCGCGGAGGCGCACCGGCGCGGCGTCCGCGTGGTCCTCGACCTCGTCCTCAACCACACCTCCGACCAGCACCCGTGGTTCCGCGAGTCGGCCTCCTCGCGCACCTCGCCGCGCCGCGACTGGTACGTGTGGCGCGCGGACGATCCGGGCTGGACGCAGCCGTGGAACCCGTCGCAGGCCGCCTGGTACCGCCGCGGCGGCGAGTGGTACTACGCGATCTTCTGGAGCGGGATGCCGGACCTGAACTACCGGAACCCGGCCGTGCGCGAGGAGGCGAAGCGGATCGCGGCGCACTGGCTGGGGAAGGGCGTGGACGGGTTCCGCCTCGACGCCATCCGCCACCTCGTCGAGACCGGCCCGGGGGCGGGCCAGTCCGGCTCGCAGGAGAACCACGTCTTCCTGCGCGAGCTCGCGGCGGCGGTCCGTGCCGGAAAGCCGGACGCGGTCCTGGTGGGCGAGGTCTGGTCGGAGACCGACGACATCGCGCGGTACTACGGGGACGGGAAGGACGAGCTGCAGCTCCTGTTCGACTTCCCGCTCGCGAAGGCGATCGTGGAGGGGGTGGACGCGGGCGACGGCGGCTTCACCGCGCACGTGCTCCGCGAGGTCGCCGCGGCGTATCCGCCCGGCGCGGTGGACGCGCCGTTCCTCACCAACCACGACCAGTTCCGGGTCGCGACGCAGCTCGCGAACGACGCCGGGAAGCTGCGGCTCGCGGCGGCGATCCTGCTCACGCTCCCCGGCGCGCCGTTCGTCTACTACGGCGAGGAGCTGGGGATGCAGAACGGCCCCGGCCGCGAGGACGAGTGGAAGCGGACGCCCATGCCCTGGGACCGCTCGGAGCAGGGCGGGTTCACCCGGGGTGACCCGTGGATGCCGCTCGGGCCGGGGCACGAGAGCGCGAACGTGGCGGTCGAGTCGAGCGATCCGGGGTCGCTGCTGTCGAGGTACCGGGCGCTCGTGCGCGCGCGGAAGGGGTCCGCGGCGCTCGCGCGCGGGGATGCGGTGCCGCTGTCGACGCCGGGTTCGGCGCTCGCGTACGTGCGGCGGGTCGAGGGGGAGACGGTGCTGGTGGTGCACAACATGGGGGCGGGGCCGCTCGAGATCGGGGGGCTGGAGGCGCCGGGTGCGGTTGCGGAGGCGGTGTTCGTGGATCCTGGCGCGGCGCTGGTGCGGGACGGGACGGGGTGGCGGGTCGTGCTGCCGCCGCGGGCCTCCGGGGTTTGGAGGGTGAGGTAG
- a CDS encoding HNH endonuclease, with the protein MGTARELSDRLATLLRRERSALAEFLVALAGFDARRAWAELGYASLFHYLHRDLGLSKGSAQYRKVAAELIQAVPAIVEPLRDGRLCFTTIIEVARVVTAENWETVLPRFFGLSRHEATEVVAALAPHPAPPVRTVLTAVPRAPAGSTVELNVPAVTFGSTVEPTGTTVASSSTVELTAAAHSPRGATVTPLTATLQRLHVTVSERFGRKLERLRDLRPDLSDDALLEAAVDLLLAKAEKRKGGGARSSDRPRASVRPSRDPGYIPAHVRREVWRRDGGCCQWRLANGEICGSTHALQLDHVVPRALGGESSVGNLRVLCAAHNLEAARRVFGDALIDAYAPGRLHRATARPEPVEG; encoded by the coding sequence ATGGGCACTGCGCGTGAACTCTCGGATCGGCTCGCCACCCTCCTACGCCGTGAGCGCTCGGCGCTCGCGGAGTTCCTGGTCGCGCTCGCGGGCTTCGACGCGAGGCGCGCGTGGGCGGAGCTGGGGTACGCCTCGCTCTTCCACTACCTGCATCGCGACCTCGGGCTGTCGAAGGGCTCGGCGCAGTACCGGAAGGTCGCGGCGGAGCTGATCCAGGCGGTCCCGGCCATCGTCGAACCGCTGCGGGACGGGCGGCTGTGCTTCACGACCATCATCGAGGTGGCGCGGGTCGTCACGGCGGAGAACTGGGAGACGGTGCTGCCTCGGTTCTTCGGGCTGTCGCGGCACGAGGCGACCGAGGTCGTCGCGGCGCTCGCGCCGCACCCGGCGCCGCCGGTGCGGACGGTGCTCACGGCGGTGCCTCGGGCGCCGGCTGGTTCAACTGTTGAACTGAATGTCCCTGCGGTGACTTTTGGTTCAACTGTTGAACCGACGGGCACGACGGTGGCGTCCAGTTCAACTGTTGAACTGACCGCCGCGGCGCACTCTCCCCGCGGCGCGACGGTCACACCGCTCACCGCGACCCTTCAGCGGCTTCATGTCACGGTAAGCGAACGTTTCGGGCGCAAGCTTGAGCGGCTGCGCGATCTTCGCCCGGATCTCTCCGACGACGCGCTCCTCGAGGCCGCGGTGGATCTGCTGCTGGCGAAGGCGGAGAAGCGGAAGGGCGGCGGAGCTCGTTCCTCGGACCGGCCTCGTGCCTCGGTCCGGCCTTCCCGCGACCCAGGCTACATCCCTGCCCACGTTCGCCGGGAGGTCTGGCGGCGCGACGGTGGGTGCTGCCAGTGGCGGCTCGCCAACGGCGAGATCTGCGGCTCCACGCATGCGCTGCAGCTCGACCACGTCGTGCCGCGCGCGCTGGGCGGGGAGTCCAGCGTGGGCAACCTTCGCGTGCTCTGCGCGGCGCACAACCTCGAGGCGGCGCGGCGGGTGTTCGGCGACGCGCTGATCGACGCGTACGCGCCGGGACGTCTGCACCGGGCTACCGCTCGTCCCGAGCCTGTCGAGGGATGA
- a CDS encoding pullulanase-associated domain-containing protein yields the protein MKRIVEMLAAGLIAAVMGFAGPAAAEEKAAAAGDNVTLHYHRADGSYDGWALHTWESFQAKSEASDEWAAKQMSDRPLKGVTWFKPMQPSGKDDFGVFWTIPASEYENGRVNYIIHKGDKKDQCNKDMFWMIKDSKEAWVVSGDCKVYTSKADAEKAMKK from the coding sequence ATGAAGCGTATCGTCGAAATGCTCGCGGCCGGCCTGATCGCCGCCGTGATGGGGTTCGCGGGGCCGGCGGCGGCCGAGGAGAAGGCGGCGGCCGCAGGTGACAACGTCACGCTCCACTACCACCGCGCCGACGGCAGCTACGACGGCTGGGCGCTCCACACGTGGGAGAGCTTCCAGGCGAAGTCCGAGGCGTCGGACGAGTGGGCGGCGAAGCAGATGTCGGACCGTCCGCTGAAGGGGGTGACCTGGTTCAAGCCCATGCAGCCGAGCGGCAAGGACGACTTCGGCGTCTTCTGGACGATCCCGGCGAGCGAGTACGAGAACGGCCGGGTGAACTACATCATCCACAAGGGCGACAAGAAGGATCAGTGCAACAAGGACATGTTCTGGATGATCAAGGACTCCAAGGAGGCCTGGGTCGTCTCGGGCGACTGCAAGGTCTACACGTCGAAGGCGGACGCCGAGAAGGCGATGAAGAAGTAG
- a CDS encoding maltoporin, translated as MNARKTLVGILAAAIAFTAIPAQAVELHGYLRTGIGGNEDGGNQVCFLTAPVGYKFRLGNECETYAELEFGQTLYRDRSGVQFDYVGMLHYKTGGLRNAEPLNNNSGGDTAINELALRQNYIIAKNLPFMGGAAVWVGNRYYRRNDLHILDFFYWDASGQGAGIEDVDLAGFAKVAFAVLQNKGGWGLGYDRNDKTAVWRPDLRIYSIPFFFGGNLEVGAELAINSGSPRGADVQKVSPMFTLQHVQPGLLGGFNKLAVQYATGTIAPMTAYPEPQNSDKAERWRIVEQMVVQPNSLFSGMLAFVYEDVSHQYGGDGAFDSFKTWSLGARPVYHVNDYFKLQAEVGYQSFKPKDPPTDEAKLFTASFAPTLSPAPGPGGAFFVRPELRMFVTYANWNTAEAGFLQSWNAVYYSGPNGNGPSRVFGDKKHGVTFGAQLETWF; from the coding sequence ATGAACGCCAGAAAGACGTTGGTCGGCATCCTCGCGGCGGCGATCGCCTTCACGGCGATCCCGGCGCAGGCGGTCGAGCTTCACGGGTACCTGCGCACCGGCATCGGCGGCAACGAGGACGGCGGCAACCAGGTCTGCTTCCTGACCGCGCCGGTCGGCTACAAGTTCCGCCTCGGCAACGAGTGCGAGACCTACGCCGAGCTCGAGTTCGGCCAGACGCTGTACCGGGATCGCAGCGGCGTGCAGTTCGACTACGTCGGCATGCTGCACTACAAGACCGGCGGCCTCCGGAACGCGGAGCCGCTCAACAACAACAGCGGCGGCGACACCGCCATCAACGAGCTCGCGCTGCGGCAGAACTACATCATCGCGAAGAACCTGCCCTTCATGGGCGGCGCGGCGGTGTGGGTCGGCAACCGGTACTACCGCCGCAACGACCTCCACATCCTCGACTTCTTCTACTGGGACGCCTCGGGCCAGGGCGCCGGCATCGAGGACGTGGACCTGGCCGGCTTCGCCAAGGTCGCGTTCGCGGTGCTGCAGAACAAGGGTGGCTGGGGCCTCGGGTACGATCGCAACGACAAGACCGCCGTGTGGCGGCCCGACCTGCGCATCTACTCGATCCCGTTCTTCTTTGGCGGCAACCTCGAGGTCGGCGCGGAGCTGGCCATCAACAGCGGCAGCCCGCGCGGCGCCGACGTGCAGAAGGTGAGCCCGATGTTCACCCTGCAGCACGTGCAGCCGGGCCTGCTGGGCGGTTTCAACAAGCTCGCAGTCCAGTACGCCACGGGCACCATCGCGCCGATGACCGCCTACCCCGAGCCGCAGAACAGCGACAAGGCGGAGCGCTGGCGCATCGTGGAGCAGATGGTCGTGCAGCCGAACTCGCTCTTCTCCGGCATGCTCGCGTTCGTCTACGAGGACGTCTCGCACCAGTACGGCGGCGACGGCGCGTTCGACAGCTTCAAGACCTGGTCGCTCGGCGCGCGCCCGGTCTACCACGTGAACGACTACTTCAAGCTGCAGGCCGAGGTCGGTTACCAGTCCTTCAAGCCGAAGGATCCGCCGACCGACGAGGCGAAGCTGTTCACGGCGTCGTTCGCGCCGACCCTCTCGCCGGCCCCCGGGCCCGGCGGCGCCTTCTTCGTCCGTCCGGAGCTCCGGATGTTCGTGACCTACGCGAACTGGAACACCGCCGAGGCCGGCTTCCTGCAGAGCTGGAACGCCGTGTACTACTCGGGCCCGAACGGCAACGGTCCGTCGAGGGTCTTCGGCGACAAGAAGCACGGCGTCACCTTCGGCGCCCAGCTCGAGACCTGGTTCTAG
- a CDS encoding glucodextranase DOMON-like domain-containing protein — MIHRLVLAALAALAATTAAAQEVVFKDPVGDDNGPGKYVYPTDPVYKAGSFDLTQLEVTEKGDKVTFEITVNSDLEDPWGMPAPANFSVQMAFIHVQTGKGPSFTKGLPGTNVVFAKDSAWNKVVILSPQPAGRVRSEAKQKAADLLAAIVVPDETIGKGRTITGTVSKKDLGEGSIARWGYQVLMQSNEGFPDKTDLLTRKVNEYEGQHRFGGGTDTDCDPHVIDVLAGKAVGDKSEIAAQHEMLAYECNADGTVKKPATLTLVRK; from the coding sequence ATGATTCACCGTCTCGTGCTGGCAGCGCTCGCCGCCCTCGCGGCCACCACCGCCGCGGCGCAGGAGGTCGTGTTCAAGGATCCGGTCGGCGACGACAACGGGCCCGGCAAGTACGTCTACCCGACCGACCCCGTGTACAAGGCCGGCTCGTTCGACCTCACGCAGCTCGAGGTCACCGAGAAGGGCGACAAGGTCACCTTCGAGATCACGGTGAACTCCGACCTCGAGGACCCGTGGGGCATGCCCGCGCCGGCGAACTTCTCGGTGCAGATGGCGTTCATCCACGTCCAGACCGGCAAGGGCCCGAGCTTCACCAAGGGGCTGCCCGGCACCAACGTCGTGTTCGCCAAGGACTCCGCCTGGAACAAGGTGGTGATCCTCTCGCCGCAGCCGGCGGGCCGCGTGCGCTCGGAGGCGAAGCAGAAGGCGGCCGACCTGCTCGCCGCCATCGTGGTGCCCGACGAGACCATCGGGAAGGGCCGCACCATCACCGGCACGGTGAGCAAGAAGGACCTGGGCGAGGGCTCCATCGCGAGGTGGGGCTACCAGGTCCTGATGCAGTCGAACGAGGGCTTCCCGGACAAGACCGACCTGCTCACCCGCAAGGTGAACGAGTACGAGGGCCAGCACCGCTTCGGCGGCGGCACCGACACCGACTGCGATCCGCACGTGATCGACGTGCTCGCGGGCAAGGCGGTGGGCGACAAGTCGGAGATCGCGGCGCAGCACGAGATGCTCGCCTACGAGTGCAACGCGGACGGCACGGTGAAGAAGCCGGCCACGCTGACGCTGGTCCGCAAGTAG